In one Pelecanus crispus isolate bPelCri1 chromosome 12, bPelCri1.pri, whole genome shotgun sequence genomic region, the following are encoded:
- the LOC104025417 gene encoding 1-acyl-sn-glycerol-3-phosphate acyltransferase alpha, with the protein MELLLLRYPFTFLFIMFLVLYQVNPAFRYFCKMTFYKLWLFTLSILVIMISIPHGRNVENMKFLCMSILPLKYIFGLKIVVKDKENLRTKKPFVLMLNHQTSLDIIVVMEILPSRCVPIAKKEILYRGTFGLACWLSGLIFIDRKKKEESITTLTEVAHSLNKEKVCVLIFPEGTRNHGGSMLPFKCGAFHLAVKAQVPIIPIVISSYHDFYSQKDKRFTPGKSIVQILPAADTVGLGPDNVPKLTEQVRESMLATYQGIAGMTNRASH; encoded by the exons ATGGAGCTTTTGCTCCTTCGCTACCCATTTACTTTTCTGTTCATCATGTTTCTAGTCCTTTACCAGGTGAATCCTGCATTCAGATACTTCTGCAAGATGACCTTCTATAAGCTGTGGCTCTTCACCCTAAGCATTCTGGTTATTATGATCAGTATTCCTCATGGACGTAACGTGGAAAACATGAA GTTTTTGTGCATGTCAATCCTGCCACTCAAATACATCTTTGGGCTCAAGATAGTAGTGAAGGACAAGGAGAACCTCAGGACCAAGAAACCTTTTGTCCTCATGTTGAATCACCAGACCTCCCTTGACATTATAG TGGTGATGGAGATATTACCAAGTCGCTGTGTGCCCATTGCAAAGAAGGAAATCCTATACAGGGGCACTTTCGGCCTAGCATGCTGGCTTTCAGGACTCATTTTCATTGACcgcaagaagaaagaagaatctATCACTACCTTGACAGAGGTGGCACACTCCCTGAACAAGGAAAAA GTCTGTGTCTTGATCTTCCCTGAAGGAACTCGCAATCATGGTGGCTCCATGTTGCCCTTCAAATGTGGAGCCTTCcatctggctgtgaaagcccaG GTCCCCATTATTCCTATAGTGATCTCTTCCTACCACGACTTCTACAGCCAGAAGGACAAGAGATTTACACCAG GGAAAAGCATCGTCCAGATCCTGCCAGCAGCGGATACTGTAGGCCTGGGCCCAGATAATGTTCCCAAGCTCACCGAGCAGGTCCGTGAGTCCATGCTCGCCACCTATCAGGGCATAGCAGGAATGACAAACAGGGCTTCCCATTAG